One Oncorhynchus keta strain PuntledgeMale-10-30-2019 chromosome 22, Oket_V2, whole genome shotgun sequence DNA window includes the following coding sequences:
- the tmem231 gene encoding transmembrane protein 231, producing MVFYEVYSHPASIRYKTSVCTKATLFLGIVLCLTYISPLLVAYRSQGFWVKRSTYEEQPVVRFQYQVLIIAATSTSGDYVAWSTYPNFNNMQGTNLRIPSISVREEDQNQDGKLDRLKFRLDLPLRSDEQVYSIQLLLTFSYQLFRMSTVVMQTLAFVQHSSSVPGSQLFISGDLRLQQRNPLPHRGLHTVYNVSVIDGASPFASAYDLANVIGSYQDRNLTTFLSCPSPVWTVGRAAGTPFQINAEVRYPVEVVSYRPGFWEMIKFAWIQYVSVLLIFLWVFNRIQTFVFQNQVLPTVPIPLLKQHHF from the exons ATGGTTTTTTATGAAGTCTATTCTCACCCTGCTTCAATTAGATACAAAACAAGCGTTTGCACCAAAGCCACGTTGTTTCTTGGTATTGTCTTGTGTCTCACCTACATCTCACCCCTCTTGGTTGCTTACAGGAGCCAAG GGTTCTGGGTAAAGAGGAGTACATATGAAGAGCAACCTGTTGTTCGGTTCCAGTACCAGGTTCTGATAATTGCAGCAACAAGCACTAGTGGTGACTATGTTGCATGGAGCACCTATCCCAATTTTAATAACATGCAAGGGACTAACCTCAGAATTCCTTCTATCTCG GTGCGAGAGGAAGACCAGAATCAGGATGGGAAGTTGGACCGTTTGAAATTCCGACTTGACCTTCCCCTTCGGTCTGATGAACAAGTGTACAGCATCCAGCTACTACTCACCTTTTCCTACCAGCTGTTT AGAATGTCCACTGTGGTGATGCAGACACTGGCCTTTGTGCAGCATTCCTCCTCAGTTCCTGGCTCTCAGCTCTTCATCAGTGGAGATCTGCGGCTCCAGCAGAGAAACCCACTTCCACACCGTGGTCTACACACTGTATACAAT GTATCAGTAATTGATGGAGCAAGTCCGTTTGCAAGCGCATATGATCTTGCCAACGTCATTGGATCCTATCAGGATAGAAACT TGACAACGTTTCTGTCCTGTCCAAGTCCAGTATGGACTGTGGGTCGAGCTGCTGGTACTCCCTTCCAGATAAATGCTGAAGTCCGCTACCCAGTGGAGGTTGTCAG CTATCGGCCTGGGTTCTGGGAGATGATCAAATTTGCCTGGATCCAGTACGTCAGTGTGTTGCTTATCTTCCTCTGGGTTTTCAACAGGATTCAAACCTTTGTTTTCCAGAATCAGGTGCTGCCGACTGTACCTATACCACTCTTGAAACAGCACCACTTTTGA